ATGCTGCAGGGAGTGAAGCATCAGCATCTCGGCAGTCCAGATACCGATCCCCGGCAGCGCAGTAAGCTCTCTGATGATCCGATCCTCATCAGCCTCCCGCAGTTTCCGGGCATCAATCTGCCCTGAAACAAAAGCGAAAGCAATGCCCCGGATGTACCCTGCCTTTCTCCGTGACATACCAAGTGACTGAATCTCCTCTTCGGAGAACCGGGCGATCTGTTCGGGGGTTACGGCCCCGCCGCACCGGTCAACCACCCGGCCATACACCGTCTCGGCTGCTTTGGTGGAAATCTGCTGGGCGATCACACAGTTGACAAGAGCGGTAAAAAGATCCGGCATCAGCGGCCGGTCGGGGTGCCCGAGCCGGTCAATTGCAGCTCCGAGAATTGGATCTGCTGCCTTCAGAGCCTCGGTTTCCATTGTGCCGTAAGGGAAATACTGCATGATTGAGTCAGATATGGACACAGAGGGAATAAGTAGTATTCGGCTCGGAAAAATGCTCCCCGCAACGCCCTGCAAAGGCAAAGATTCATGTAACATTCCTTACTATGTATCTGTAAAGAGGTTACGAGAGGATGGGGTTGAAAAGCTGGGTGGTCCCGCAGGATAAATTCTTTTTTGAACTGTTCGAAGAGCAGGCGGAGATTGTCTGCGAAGCAGCGGATCTTTTAGTAAATATCTTTGCCGACTACACCAATATTCAGGAAAAATACCGGCAGATGAAAGATCTTGAGCACCGGGGCGACGCAATGGCGCACCGGGCATATGACGAACTGAACCGGACGTTCATCACACCAATTGAGCCGGAAGAGATCTCCCGGCTGGTTACCGCTCTTGATGATGTGATCGACTTCATCGACTCGGGAGCCAACATGCTCCTGATCTACGAAATCGAGAAACCCGACACGTTCATGGTTGAGTTTGCCTCGGTGATCCGTCAGGCGGCAGAAGAGATCCGTACCGGCGTTGCCGGTCTCCGCACGCTGAACGATCCCGAAACCATCAAGGGATGCTGCATTGAGATCAACCGCCTGGAAAATCAGGGAGATGACATCCTTTCCAATGCCCTGTACAGTCTGTTCAAGACAAAAGACCCTGTCGAGATCATCAAACTCAAGGACATCTATGAGCACTTTGAGATTGCTACCGACAAATGTGAAGATGTGGCCGATGTGTTTGCCGCAATTCTGATCCGTCACACGTGAGTGCAATGGACGCGAACACGGTTATTATCATCGCAGGCATTGTGATCGCGCTTGCGTTCAACTTTTCCAACGGAAGAAACGACGCATCCAACACGGTGGCAACCGTTATTGCAACGCGGGCGCTTGCACCCCGGACTGCAATTCTGATCGCATCTGTCTGTTGTCTTGCCGGTCCTTTTATCTACTCAACCGCAGTTGCAAAAACTATTGGAAAAGGTATTGTTGATCCCGGTATCTTCACGCCGGTACTTCTTTTTATCGGACTCATCGGTGCAGTGCTGTGGGTGAACGCCTGTTCGCACTACGGCATTCCGGTATCCTCATCACACGCCCTTGTCGGCGGCCTGATGGGGGCGGGTCTTGCCGCGGGAGGAATCTCCGCCGTGTTCTGGCCTGCGCCGGAGCTTGTCGGATGGACCGTTGTCTATCTTGCCTGCGGTGCAGTTCTCGGTGCAGGTATCATGGCAGTTCTTGCAGCAGTCTTCAGGGACTCCCTGAAGTTCTATGCAATCCTCGGGGCAGCGGCCGGGGCAGTTGTGACGATTCCCATCCTGATGATTCTGGATCTGTTCGTCATTAAAGGGCTGCTTGCCATCCTGCTCTTTATCTGTGTCTCGCCGATGCTCGGCCTGATCGTCTCCTACATCTTC
The nucleotide sequence above comes from Methanocorpusculum vombati. Encoded proteins:
- a CDS encoding DNA-3-methyladenine glycosylase family protein is translated as MQYFPYGTMETEALKAADPILGAAIDRLGHPDRPLMPDLFTALVNCVIAQQISTKAAETVYGRVVDRCGGAVTPEQIARFSEEEIQSLGMSRRKAGYIRGIAFAFVSGQIDARKLREADEDRIIRELTALPGIGIWTAEMLMLHSLQHPDICSWHDLGIRRGMMRLYGMETVSKKEFEELRRRYSPYGSVASIYLWALAHQ
- a CDS encoding DUF47 domain-containing protein, producing the protein MGLKSWVVPQDKFFFELFEEQAEIVCEAADLLVNIFADYTNIQEKYRQMKDLEHRGDAMAHRAYDELNRTFITPIEPEEISRLVTALDDVIDFIDSGANMLLIYEIEKPDTFMVEFASVIRQAAEEIRTGVAGLRTLNDPETIKGCCIEINRLENQGDDILSNALYSLFKTKDPVEIIKLKDIYEHFEIATDKCEDVADVFAAILIRHT
- a CDS encoding inorganic phosphate transporter produces the protein MDANTVIIIAGIVIALAFNFSNGRNDASNTVATVIATRALAPRTAILIASVCCLAGPFIYSTAVAKTIGKGIVDPGIFTPVLLFIGLIGAVLWVNACSHYGIPVSSSHALVGGLMGAGLAAGGISAVFWPAPELVGWTVVYLACGAVLGAGIMAVLAAVFRDSLKFYAILGAAAGAVVTIPILMILDLFVIKGLLAILLFICVSPMLGLIVSYIFTTILTKIMASAKHPTKMNKWFQRAQIVGSGFQAMSLGGNDAQNAMGIIIAILIAAGFVTADAELPMWVIVLSALAIALGLLSGGWKVIKKMGTGITRIRPYQGFSASMSGGMVLSFMTMFGVPVSTTHVATGTIMGTGVTRGAGAVRWGAVRQMVTAWILTIPAAAAVSGICYLAARLVFGF